A genomic segment from Nicotiana tabacum cultivar K326 chromosome 7, ASM71507v2, whole genome shotgun sequence encodes:
- the LOC142161954 gene encoding putative late blight resistance protein homolog R1A-3, whose protein sequence is MYVHDDLAKQLMEHEYSLNKIPTLAELSEVGSLEFIAHPKLCKWDLSLTNHVLLLDCIRLIRVLDLSKVYLDVGYWARAMQAVTHLRYLAIWTEKFDFRWVSHLLDLQTLRVGWRPKSLGRKISPAGLWKMQKLRHVDIKEIEFKWEENDRAIFEESSQTVLPNLKSFGKCCIYLADMTPEFWWRFPNIEQLKLHIVEPILPILQLNLGELPLQSLEVGFSEDVPQVRIGRGSCIVFPSNLKDLSIHRIVLTEKVVSNIARLQNLERLKLRRIHFKDEDIKCWDVGDYKFPALKYLNLKVVYMTEWRSSEASFPVLEKLVIRRCEKLQEIPSSFADIQTLKLIRLTGCMKSVEDSALNIKKEVEDITGCDSLQVQVDFKNMPHGRKDNDLRIFKIVVY, encoded by the coding sequence ATGTATGTTCATGACGATCTGGCCAAGCAGTTGATGGAGCATGAATATTCATTGAATAAAATTCCAACGTTGGCGGAGTTGAGTGAAGTAGGATCTCTTGAGTTCATTGCTCATCCAAAACTCTGTAAATGGGACCTGAGTTTGACAAATCATGTCCTTTTACTTGATTGCATTAGACTTATTCGGGTGTTGGATTTGTCGAAGGTCTACTTGGATGTAGGTTATTGGGCTAGGGCAATGCAAGCAGTAACTCACTTGAGGTATCTTGCAATATGGACCGAAAAATTTGATTTCCGGTGGGTATCACACTTACTCGATCTACAAACTTTGCGGGTGGGGTGGCGGCCTAAGTCATTAGGACGTAAGATATCCCCTGCTGGTCTTTGGAAAATGCAGAAGCTAAGGCATGTGGATATCAAGGAAATTGAATTCAAATGGGAAGAGAATGATCGAGCAATTTTCGAAGAATCTTCACAAACTGTGTTACCGAACTTGAAGTCTTTCGGGAAATGCTGTATATATTTGGCTGATATGACTCCGGAGTTCTGGTGGAGATTTCCAAATATTGAACAACTCAAGCTCCACATTGTTGAACCGATTTTACCTATTTTACAACTGAATCTTGGAGAACTCCCACTTCAATCTCTCGAAGTGGGCTTCTCAGAAGACGTGCCTCAAGTAAGAATCGGAAGGGGCAGCTGTATTGTTTTCCCCTCAAATCTAAAGGATTTGTCCATTCATAGAATTGTCCTAACAGAAAAAGTTGTTTCAAATATTGCAAGACTGCAAAATCTTGAGAGACTCAAACTACGTAGAATACACTTCAAGGATGAAGATATCAAATGTTGGGATGTAGGTGATTACAAGTTCCCAGCACTCAAATATTTGAACTTAAAAGTTGTTTATATGACCGAATGGCGCTCCTCAGAGGCATCCTTCCCCGTGCTAGAGAAACTGGTTATACGTCGTTGTGAGAAGCTTCAAGAGATCCCGTCTAGCTTCGCAGATATCCAAACACTGAAGTTGATCAGATTGACGGGCTGCATGAAGTCAGTTGAGGATTCAGCTCTGAACATTAAAAAAGAAGTAGAAGATATCACAGGATGTGACTCTCTCCAAGTTCAAGTTGATTTTAAAAATATGCCTCATGGAAGAAAAGATAACGATTTACGAATATTTAAAATTgttgtttattaa
- the LOC107796769 gene encoding putative late blight resistance protein homolog R1B-16 isoform X1, with translation MGIKKKRYFIRFNLNITRQLFANRSNIVIFISSSRRETKLIDMESIQGGERSLAHATASTKHSLPSMEEEVVGFEDDAKSIIQQLTGGTKELDIISIVGMPGLGKTTLARKVFNYFIDNRHFDVRAWCSISKEYSSTKVFSEILKQVVGSMNGIIDEDIPHELRKSLMRKRYLIVLDDIWEVKAWEELRLSFPHGEDGSRVVVTTRDEQVVRQLKLHSDPYFLRFLTVDESWELLQKKVFQGEICPQELLEAGLRVAKNCKGLPLVIVLIAGIISKKRQASLWFKVANELSSHALEDQSMKIIESSYDHLEDQLKACLLYMGLFPEDYNFPVYILLKLWMAENFVQNSDTDNLEEAYTNFLNDLASKSLVMVSKRRDNGEIKYCTLHDVVREFCLRKLAKEKYMQVIIPYNPHQSLGAKEPRLCMYVHDDLAKQLMEHEYSLNKIPTLAELSEVGSLEFIAHPKLCKWDLSLTNHVLLLDCIRLIRVLDLSKVYLDVGYWARAMQAVTHLRYLAIWTEKFDFRWVSHLLDLQTLRVGWRPKSLGRKISPAGLWKMQKLRHVDIKEIEFKWEENDRAIFEESSQTVLPNLKSFGKCCIYLADMTPEFWWRFPNIEQLKLHIVEPILPILQLNLGELPLQSLEVGFSEDVPQVRIGRGSCIVFPSNLKDLSIHRIVLTEKVVSNIARLQNLERLKLRRIHFKDEDIKCWDVGDYKFPALKYLNLKVVYMTEWRSSEASFPVLEKLVIRRCEKLQEIPSSFADIQTLKLIRLTGCMKSVEDSALNIKKEVEDITGCDSLQVQVDFKNMPHGRKDNDLRIFKIVVY, from the coding sequence ATGGGAATCAAGAAGAAAAGGTACTTCATAAGATTTAATTTGAACATTACGCGACAACTCTTTGCCAATCGATCTAACATAGTAATATTTATTTCTAGCAGCCGAAGAGAGACAAAGCTAATTGACATGGAGAGCATTCAGGGTGGTGAAAGATCTCTTGCTCATGCAACTGCTTCTACCAAACATAGTCTTCCATCAATGGAAGAGGAAGtcgttggttttgaggatgatgCAAAAAGCATAATTCAACAATTGACCGGAGGAACAAAGGAACTAGATATTATCTCGATTGTTGGAATGCCAGGACTCGGCAAAACCACTTTGGCTAGAAAGgtgtttaattattttattgataATAGACACTTTGACGTTAGAGCATGGTGCTCTATTTCAAAAGAATATAGCTCGACGAAGGTGTTCTCTGAGATTCTTAAACAAGTTGTAGGCAGCATGAATGGTATAATAGATGAAGACATACCTCACGAGTTGCGAAAGAGTCTAATGCGCAAGAGATACCTCATCGTGTTAGACGATATATGGGAAGTTAAGGCATGGGAAGAGTTGCGATTATCTTTCCCACATGGTGAAGATGGAAGCAGAGTAGTGGTAACAACTCGAGATGAACAAGTGGTTAGGCAGCTTAAGCTCCACAGCGATCCATATTTTCTTCGATTTCTCACAGTGGATGAGAGCTGGGAATTACTCCAGAAGAAAGTTTTTCAAGGAGAAATCTGTCCACAAGAATTACTCGAAGCAGGATTGCGAGTTGCCAAAAACTGTAAAGGATTACCACTTGTGATTGTCTTGATTGCTGGGATTATTTCAAAGAAAAGGCAAGCCTCATTGTGGTTTAAGGTCGCAAATGAATTAAGTTCCCATGCTTTAGAAGATCAAAGCATGAAGATAATAGAATCAAGTTACGACCATCTGGAAGATCAATTAAAGGCTTGCCTTCTTTACATGGGATTGTTTCCAGAAGATTACAATTTTCCAGTTTATATTTTACTAAAGTTGTGGATGGCTGAAAATTTTGTACAGAATTCGGACACAGATAACTTGGAGGAAGCATATACAAATTTCTTGAATGATCTAGCGAGCAAAAGCCTTGTAATGGTTTCTAAAAGGAGAGACAATGGTGAGATAAAGTACTGCACTCTTCATGATGTAGTGCGTGAGTTTTGCTTGAGAAAACTTGCAAAAGAAAAGTATATGCAGGTCATAATCCCATATAATCCACACCAATCTTTAGGTGCAAAGGAACCTCGATTATGTATGTATGTTCATGACGATCTGGCCAAGCAGTTGATGGAGCATGAATATTCATTGAATAAAATTCCAACGTTGGCGGAGTTGAGTGAAGTAGGATCTCTTGAGTTCATTGCTCATCCAAAACTCTGTAAATGGGACCTGAGTTTGACAAATCATGTCCTTTTACTTGATTGCATTAGACTTATTCGGGTGTTGGATTTGTCGAAGGTCTACTTGGATGTAGGTTATTGGGCTAGGGCAATGCAAGCAGTAACTCACTTGAGGTATCTTGCAATATGGACCGAAAAATTTGATTTCCGGTGGGTATCACACTTACTCGATCTACAAACTTTGCGGGTGGGGTGGCGGCCTAAGTCATTAGGACGTAAGATATCCCCTGCTGGTCTTTGGAAAATGCAGAAGCTAAGGCATGTGGATATCAAGGAAATTGAATTCAAATGGGAAGAGAATGATCGAGCAATTTTCGAAGAATCTTCACAAACTGTGTTACCGAACTTGAAGTCTTTCGGGAAATGCTGTATATATTTGGCTGATATGACTCCGGAGTTCTGGTGGAGATTTCCAAATATTGAACAACTCAAGCTCCACATTGTTGAACCGATTTTACCTATTTTACAACTGAATCTTGGAGAACTCCCACTTCAATCTCTCGAAGTGGGCTTCTCAGAAGACGTGCCTCAAGTAAGAATCGGAAGGGGCAGCTGTATTGTTTTCCCCTCAAATCTAAAGGATTTGTCCATTCATAGAATTGTCCTAACAGAAAAAGTTGTTTCAAATATTGCAAGACTGCAAAATCTTGAGAGACTCAAACTACGTAGAATACACTTCAAGGATGAAGATATCAAATGTTGGGATGTAGGTGATTACAAGTTCCCAGCACTCAAATATTTGAACTTAAAAGTTGTTTATATGACCGAATGGCGCTCCTCAGAGGCATCCTTCCCCGTGCTAGAGAAACTGGTTATACGTCGTTGTGAGAAGCTTCAAGAGATCCCGTCTAGCTTCGCAGATATCCAAACACTGAAGTTGATCAGATTGACGGGCTGCATGAAGTCAGTTGAGGATTCAGCTCTGAACATTAAAAAAGAAGTAGAAGATATCACAGGATGTGACTCTCTCCAAGTTCAAGTTGATTTTAAAAATATGCCTCATGGAAGAAAAGATAACGATTTACGAATATTTAAAATTgttgtttattaa
- the LOC107796769 gene encoding putative late blight resistance protein homolog R1B-16 isoform X3, translating into MGIKKKSRRETKLIDMESIQGGERSLAHATASTKHSLPSMEEEVVGFEDDAKSIIQQLTGGTKELDIISIVGMPGLGKTTLARKVFNYFIDNRHFDVRAWCSISKEYSSTKVFSEILKQVVGSMNGIIDEDIPHELRKSLMRKRYLIVLDDIWEVKAWEELRLSFPHGEDGSRVVVTTRDEQVVRQLKLHSDPYFLRFLTVDESWELLQKKVFQGEICPQELLEAGLRVAKNCKGLPLVIVLIAGIISKKRQASLWFKVANELSSHALEDQSMKIIESSYDHLEDQLKACLLYMGLFPEDYNFPVYILLKLWMAENFVQNSDTDNLEEAYTNFLNDLASKSLVMVSKRRDNGEIKYCTLHDVVREFCLRKLAKEKYMQVIIPYNPHQSLGAKEPRLCMYVHDDLAKQLMEHEYSLNKIPTLAELSEVGSLEFIAHPKLCKWDLSLTNHVLLLDCIRLIRVLDLSKVYLDVGYWARAMQAVTHLRYLAIWTEKFDFRWVSHLLDLQTLRVGWRPKSLGRKISPAGLWKMQKLRHVDIKEIEFKWEENDRAIFEESSQTVLPNLKSFGKCCIYLADMTPEFWWRFPNIEQLKLHIVEPILPILQLNLGELPLQSLEVGFSEDVPQVRIGRGSCIVFPSNLKDLSIHRIVLTEKVVSNIARLQNLERLKLRRIHFKDEDIKCWDVGDYKFPALKYLNLKVVYMTEWRSSEASFPVLEKLVIRRCEKLQEIPSSFADIQTLKLIRLTGCMKSVEDSALNIKKEVEDITGCDSLQVQVDFKNMPHGRKDNDLRIFKIVVY; encoded by the exons ATGGGAATCAAGAAGAAAAG CCGAAGAGAGACAAAGCTAATTGACATGGAGAGCATTCAGGGTGGTGAAAGATCTCTTGCTCATGCAACTGCTTCTACCAAACATAGTCTTCCATCAATGGAAGAGGAAGtcgttggttttgaggatgatgCAAAAAGCATAATTCAACAATTGACCGGAGGAACAAAGGAACTAGATATTATCTCGATTGTTGGAATGCCAGGACTCGGCAAAACCACTTTGGCTAGAAAGgtgtttaattattttattgataATAGACACTTTGACGTTAGAGCATGGTGCTCTATTTCAAAAGAATATAGCTCGACGAAGGTGTTCTCTGAGATTCTTAAACAAGTTGTAGGCAGCATGAATGGTATAATAGATGAAGACATACCTCACGAGTTGCGAAAGAGTCTAATGCGCAAGAGATACCTCATCGTGTTAGACGATATATGGGAAGTTAAGGCATGGGAAGAGTTGCGATTATCTTTCCCACATGGTGAAGATGGAAGCAGAGTAGTGGTAACAACTCGAGATGAACAAGTGGTTAGGCAGCTTAAGCTCCACAGCGATCCATATTTTCTTCGATTTCTCACAGTGGATGAGAGCTGGGAATTACTCCAGAAGAAAGTTTTTCAAGGAGAAATCTGTCCACAAGAATTACTCGAAGCAGGATTGCGAGTTGCCAAAAACTGTAAAGGATTACCACTTGTGATTGTCTTGATTGCTGGGATTATTTCAAAGAAAAGGCAAGCCTCATTGTGGTTTAAGGTCGCAAATGAATTAAGTTCCCATGCTTTAGAAGATCAAAGCATGAAGATAATAGAATCAAGTTACGACCATCTGGAAGATCAATTAAAGGCTTGCCTTCTTTACATGGGATTGTTTCCAGAAGATTACAATTTTCCAGTTTATATTTTACTAAAGTTGTGGATGGCTGAAAATTTTGTACAGAATTCGGACACAGATAACTTGGAGGAAGCATATACAAATTTCTTGAATGATCTAGCGAGCAAAAGCCTTGTAATGGTTTCTAAAAGGAGAGACAATGGTGAGATAAAGTACTGCACTCTTCATGATGTAGTGCGTGAGTTTTGCTTGAGAAAACTTGCAAAAGAAAAGTATATGCAGGTCATAATCCCATATAATCCACACCAATCTTTAGGTGCAAAGGAACCTCGATTATGTATGTATGTTCATGACGATCTGGCCAAGCAGTTGATGGAGCATGAATATTCATTGAATAAAATTCCAACGTTGGCGGAGTTGAGTGAAGTAGGATCTCTTGAGTTCATTGCTCATCCAAAACTCTGTAAATGGGACCTGAGTTTGACAAATCATGTCCTTTTACTTGATTGCATTAGACTTATTCGGGTGTTGGATTTGTCGAAGGTCTACTTGGATGTAGGTTATTGGGCTAGGGCAATGCAAGCAGTAACTCACTTGAGGTATCTTGCAATATGGACCGAAAAATTTGATTTCCGGTGGGTATCACACTTACTCGATCTACAAACTTTGCGGGTGGGGTGGCGGCCTAAGTCATTAGGACGTAAGATATCCCCTGCTGGTCTTTGGAAAATGCAGAAGCTAAGGCATGTGGATATCAAGGAAATTGAATTCAAATGGGAAGAGAATGATCGAGCAATTTTCGAAGAATCTTCACAAACTGTGTTACCGAACTTGAAGTCTTTCGGGAAATGCTGTATATATTTGGCTGATATGACTCCGGAGTTCTGGTGGAGATTTCCAAATATTGAACAACTCAAGCTCCACATTGTTGAACCGATTTTACCTATTTTACAACTGAATCTTGGAGAACTCCCACTTCAATCTCTCGAAGTGGGCTTCTCAGAAGACGTGCCTCAAGTAAGAATCGGAAGGGGCAGCTGTATTGTTTTCCCCTCAAATCTAAAGGATTTGTCCATTCATAGAATTGTCCTAACAGAAAAAGTTGTTTCAAATATTGCAAGACTGCAAAATCTTGAGAGACTCAAACTACGTAGAATACACTTCAAGGATGAAGATATCAAATGTTGGGATGTAGGTGATTACAAGTTCCCAGCACTCAAATATTTGAACTTAAAAGTTGTTTATATGACCGAATGGCGCTCCTCAGAGGCATCCTTCCCCGTGCTAGAGAAACTGGTTATACGTCGTTGTGAGAAGCTTCAAGAGATCCCGTCTAGCTTCGCAGATATCCAAACACTGAAGTTGATCAGATTGACGGGCTGCATGAAGTCAGTTGAGGATTCAGCTCTGAACATTAAAAAAGAAGTAGAAGATATCACAGGATGTGACTCTCTCCAAGTTCAAGTTGATTTTAAAAATATGCCTCATGGAAGAAAAGATAACGATTTACGAATATTTAAAATTgttgtttattaa
- the LOC107796769 gene encoding putative late blight resistance protein homolog R1B-16 isoform X2 has product MGIKKKSSRRETKLIDMESIQGGERSLAHATASTKHSLPSMEEEVVGFEDDAKSIIQQLTGGTKELDIISIVGMPGLGKTTLARKVFNYFIDNRHFDVRAWCSISKEYSSTKVFSEILKQVVGSMNGIIDEDIPHELRKSLMRKRYLIVLDDIWEVKAWEELRLSFPHGEDGSRVVVTTRDEQVVRQLKLHSDPYFLRFLTVDESWELLQKKVFQGEICPQELLEAGLRVAKNCKGLPLVIVLIAGIISKKRQASLWFKVANELSSHALEDQSMKIIESSYDHLEDQLKACLLYMGLFPEDYNFPVYILLKLWMAENFVQNSDTDNLEEAYTNFLNDLASKSLVMVSKRRDNGEIKYCTLHDVVREFCLRKLAKEKYMQVIIPYNPHQSLGAKEPRLCMYVHDDLAKQLMEHEYSLNKIPTLAELSEVGSLEFIAHPKLCKWDLSLTNHVLLLDCIRLIRVLDLSKVYLDVGYWARAMQAVTHLRYLAIWTEKFDFRWVSHLLDLQTLRVGWRPKSLGRKISPAGLWKMQKLRHVDIKEIEFKWEENDRAIFEESSQTVLPNLKSFGKCCIYLADMTPEFWWRFPNIEQLKLHIVEPILPILQLNLGELPLQSLEVGFSEDVPQVRIGRGSCIVFPSNLKDLSIHRIVLTEKVVSNIARLQNLERLKLRRIHFKDEDIKCWDVGDYKFPALKYLNLKVVYMTEWRSSEASFPVLEKLVIRRCEKLQEIPSSFADIQTLKLIRLTGCMKSVEDSALNIKKEVEDITGCDSLQVQVDFKNMPHGRKDNDLRIFKIVVY; this is encoded by the exons ATGGGAATCAAGAAGAAAAG CAGCCGAAGAGAGACAAAGCTAATTGACATGGAGAGCATTCAGGGTGGTGAAAGATCTCTTGCTCATGCAACTGCTTCTACCAAACATAGTCTTCCATCAATGGAAGAGGAAGtcgttggttttgaggatgatgCAAAAAGCATAATTCAACAATTGACCGGAGGAACAAAGGAACTAGATATTATCTCGATTGTTGGAATGCCAGGACTCGGCAAAACCACTTTGGCTAGAAAGgtgtttaattattttattgataATAGACACTTTGACGTTAGAGCATGGTGCTCTATTTCAAAAGAATATAGCTCGACGAAGGTGTTCTCTGAGATTCTTAAACAAGTTGTAGGCAGCATGAATGGTATAATAGATGAAGACATACCTCACGAGTTGCGAAAGAGTCTAATGCGCAAGAGATACCTCATCGTGTTAGACGATATATGGGAAGTTAAGGCATGGGAAGAGTTGCGATTATCTTTCCCACATGGTGAAGATGGAAGCAGAGTAGTGGTAACAACTCGAGATGAACAAGTGGTTAGGCAGCTTAAGCTCCACAGCGATCCATATTTTCTTCGATTTCTCACAGTGGATGAGAGCTGGGAATTACTCCAGAAGAAAGTTTTTCAAGGAGAAATCTGTCCACAAGAATTACTCGAAGCAGGATTGCGAGTTGCCAAAAACTGTAAAGGATTACCACTTGTGATTGTCTTGATTGCTGGGATTATTTCAAAGAAAAGGCAAGCCTCATTGTGGTTTAAGGTCGCAAATGAATTAAGTTCCCATGCTTTAGAAGATCAAAGCATGAAGATAATAGAATCAAGTTACGACCATCTGGAAGATCAATTAAAGGCTTGCCTTCTTTACATGGGATTGTTTCCAGAAGATTACAATTTTCCAGTTTATATTTTACTAAAGTTGTGGATGGCTGAAAATTTTGTACAGAATTCGGACACAGATAACTTGGAGGAAGCATATACAAATTTCTTGAATGATCTAGCGAGCAAAAGCCTTGTAATGGTTTCTAAAAGGAGAGACAATGGTGAGATAAAGTACTGCACTCTTCATGATGTAGTGCGTGAGTTTTGCTTGAGAAAACTTGCAAAAGAAAAGTATATGCAGGTCATAATCCCATATAATCCACACCAATCTTTAGGTGCAAAGGAACCTCGATTATGTATGTATGTTCATGACGATCTGGCCAAGCAGTTGATGGAGCATGAATATTCATTGAATAAAATTCCAACGTTGGCGGAGTTGAGTGAAGTAGGATCTCTTGAGTTCATTGCTCATCCAAAACTCTGTAAATGGGACCTGAGTTTGACAAATCATGTCCTTTTACTTGATTGCATTAGACTTATTCGGGTGTTGGATTTGTCGAAGGTCTACTTGGATGTAGGTTATTGGGCTAGGGCAATGCAAGCAGTAACTCACTTGAGGTATCTTGCAATATGGACCGAAAAATTTGATTTCCGGTGGGTATCACACTTACTCGATCTACAAACTTTGCGGGTGGGGTGGCGGCCTAAGTCATTAGGACGTAAGATATCCCCTGCTGGTCTTTGGAAAATGCAGAAGCTAAGGCATGTGGATATCAAGGAAATTGAATTCAAATGGGAAGAGAATGATCGAGCAATTTTCGAAGAATCTTCACAAACTGTGTTACCGAACTTGAAGTCTTTCGGGAAATGCTGTATATATTTGGCTGATATGACTCCGGAGTTCTGGTGGAGATTTCCAAATATTGAACAACTCAAGCTCCACATTGTTGAACCGATTTTACCTATTTTACAACTGAATCTTGGAGAACTCCCACTTCAATCTCTCGAAGTGGGCTTCTCAGAAGACGTGCCTCAAGTAAGAATCGGAAGGGGCAGCTGTATTGTTTTCCCCTCAAATCTAAAGGATTTGTCCATTCATAGAATTGTCCTAACAGAAAAAGTTGTTTCAAATATTGCAAGACTGCAAAATCTTGAGAGACTCAAACTACGTAGAATACACTTCAAGGATGAAGATATCAAATGTTGGGATGTAGGTGATTACAAGTTCCCAGCACTCAAATATTTGAACTTAAAAGTTGTTTATATGACCGAATGGCGCTCCTCAGAGGCATCCTTCCCCGTGCTAGAGAAACTGGTTATACGTCGTTGTGAGAAGCTTCAAGAGATCCCGTCTAGCTTCGCAGATATCCAAACACTGAAGTTGATCAGATTGACGGGCTGCATGAAGTCAGTTGAGGATTCAGCTCTGAACATTAAAAAAGAAGTAGAAGATATCACAGGATGTGACTCTCTCCAAGTTCAAGTTGATTTTAAAAATATGCCTCATGGAAGAAAAGATAACGATTTACGAATATTTAAAATTgttgtttattaa
- the LOC107796769 gene encoding putative late blight resistance protein homolog R1B-16 isoform X4 codes for MESIQGGERSLAHATASTKHSLPSMEEEVVGFEDDAKSIIQQLTGGTKELDIISIVGMPGLGKTTLARKVFNYFIDNRHFDVRAWCSISKEYSSTKVFSEILKQVVGSMNGIIDEDIPHELRKSLMRKRYLIVLDDIWEVKAWEELRLSFPHGEDGSRVVVTTRDEQVVRQLKLHSDPYFLRFLTVDESWELLQKKVFQGEICPQELLEAGLRVAKNCKGLPLVIVLIAGIISKKRQASLWFKVANELSSHALEDQSMKIIESSYDHLEDQLKACLLYMGLFPEDYNFPVYILLKLWMAENFVQNSDTDNLEEAYTNFLNDLASKSLVMVSKRRDNGEIKYCTLHDVVREFCLRKLAKEKYMQVIIPYNPHQSLGAKEPRLCMYVHDDLAKQLMEHEYSLNKIPTLAELSEVGSLEFIAHPKLCKWDLSLTNHVLLLDCIRLIRVLDLSKVYLDVGYWARAMQAVTHLRYLAIWTEKFDFRWVSHLLDLQTLRVGWRPKSLGRKISPAGLWKMQKLRHVDIKEIEFKWEENDRAIFEESSQTVLPNLKSFGKCCIYLADMTPEFWWRFPNIEQLKLHIVEPILPILQLNLGELPLQSLEVGFSEDVPQVRIGRGSCIVFPSNLKDLSIHRIVLTEKVVSNIARLQNLERLKLRRIHFKDEDIKCWDVGDYKFPALKYLNLKVVYMTEWRSSEASFPVLEKLVIRRCEKLQEIPSSFADIQTLKLIRLTGCMKSVEDSALNIKKEVEDITGCDSLQVQVDFKNMPHGRKDNDLRIFKIVVY; via the coding sequence ATGGAGAGCATTCAGGGTGGTGAAAGATCTCTTGCTCATGCAACTGCTTCTACCAAACATAGTCTTCCATCAATGGAAGAGGAAGtcgttggttttgaggatgatgCAAAAAGCATAATTCAACAATTGACCGGAGGAACAAAGGAACTAGATATTATCTCGATTGTTGGAATGCCAGGACTCGGCAAAACCACTTTGGCTAGAAAGgtgtttaattattttattgataATAGACACTTTGACGTTAGAGCATGGTGCTCTATTTCAAAAGAATATAGCTCGACGAAGGTGTTCTCTGAGATTCTTAAACAAGTTGTAGGCAGCATGAATGGTATAATAGATGAAGACATACCTCACGAGTTGCGAAAGAGTCTAATGCGCAAGAGATACCTCATCGTGTTAGACGATATATGGGAAGTTAAGGCATGGGAAGAGTTGCGATTATCTTTCCCACATGGTGAAGATGGAAGCAGAGTAGTGGTAACAACTCGAGATGAACAAGTGGTTAGGCAGCTTAAGCTCCACAGCGATCCATATTTTCTTCGATTTCTCACAGTGGATGAGAGCTGGGAATTACTCCAGAAGAAAGTTTTTCAAGGAGAAATCTGTCCACAAGAATTACTCGAAGCAGGATTGCGAGTTGCCAAAAACTGTAAAGGATTACCACTTGTGATTGTCTTGATTGCTGGGATTATTTCAAAGAAAAGGCAAGCCTCATTGTGGTTTAAGGTCGCAAATGAATTAAGTTCCCATGCTTTAGAAGATCAAAGCATGAAGATAATAGAATCAAGTTACGACCATCTGGAAGATCAATTAAAGGCTTGCCTTCTTTACATGGGATTGTTTCCAGAAGATTACAATTTTCCAGTTTATATTTTACTAAAGTTGTGGATGGCTGAAAATTTTGTACAGAATTCGGACACAGATAACTTGGAGGAAGCATATACAAATTTCTTGAATGATCTAGCGAGCAAAAGCCTTGTAATGGTTTCTAAAAGGAGAGACAATGGTGAGATAAAGTACTGCACTCTTCATGATGTAGTGCGTGAGTTTTGCTTGAGAAAACTTGCAAAAGAAAAGTATATGCAGGTCATAATCCCATATAATCCACACCAATCTTTAGGTGCAAAGGAACCTCGATTATGTATGTATGTTCATGACGATCTGGCCAAGCAGTTGATGGAGCATGAATATTCATTGAATAAAATTCCAACGTTGGCGGAGTTGAGTGAAGTAGGATCTCTTGAGTTCATTGCTCATCCAAAACTCTGTAAATGGGACCTGAGTTTGACAAATCATGTCCTTTTACTTGATTGCATTAGACTTATTCGGGTGTTGGATTTGTCGAAGGTCTACTTGGATGTAGGTTATTGGGCTAGGGCAATGCAAGCAGTAACTCACTTGAGGTATCTTGCAATATGGACCGAAAAATTTGATTTCCGGTGGGTATCACACTTACTCGATCTACAAACTTTGCGGGTGGGGTGGCGGCCTAAGTCATTAGGACGTAAGATATCCCCTGCTGGTCTTTGGAAAATGCAGAAGCTAAGGCATGTGGATATCAAGGAAATTGAATTCAAATGGGAAGAGAATGATCGAGCAATTTTCGAAGAATCTTCACAAACTGTGTTACCGAACTTGAAGTCTTTCGGGAAATGCTGTATATATTTGGCTGATATGACTCCGGAGTTCTGGTGGAGATTTCCAAATATTGAACAACTCAAGCTCCACATTGTTGAACCGATTTTACCTATTTTACAACTGAATCTTGGAGAACTCCCACTTCAATCTCTCGAAGTGGGCTTCTCAGAAGACGTGCCTCAAGTAAGAATCGGAAGGGGCAGCTGTATTGTTTTCCCCTCAAATCTAAAGGATTTGTCCATTCATAGAATTGTCCTAACAGAAAAAGTTGTTTCAAATATTGCAAGACTGCAAAATCTTGAGAGACTCAAACTACGTAGAATACACTTCAAGGATGAAGATATCAAATGTTGGGATGTAGGTGATTACAAGTTCCCAGCACTCAAATATTTGAACTTAAAAGTTGTTTATATGACCGAATGGCGCTCCTCAGAGGCATCCTTCCCCGTGCTAGAGAAACTGGTTATACGTCGTTGTGAGAAGCTTCAAGAGATCCCGTCTAGCTTCGCAGATATCCAAACACTGAAGTTGATCAGATTGACGGGCTGCATGAAGTCAGTTGAGGATTCAGCTCTGAACATTAAAAAAGAAGTAGAAGATATCACAGGATGTGACTCTCTCCAAGTTCAAGTTGATTTTAAAAATATGCCTCATGGAAGAAAAGATAACGATTTACGAATATTTAAAATTgttgtttattaa